The following are encoded together in the Halopiger aswanensis genome:
- a CDS encoding Gfo/Idh/MocA family protein, whose product MTYDVIQVGTGGQGERWCKQYLPPNVEDGLLNVVAAVDTDEAALENAKTGLGLSDEQCYADAATAFAEHDADCCTIVVPPQYHEAIVDEALAHDLHVLSEKPIADTLEAAVRIAEKVDRADRKMGVTMSHRFDRDKTTLRRELRSGEYGPLDYLMLRFTCNCRSYGSWGAFRHDIEDPLLIEGGVHHLDILADLADARCETLYAQTWLPEWGEYAGDAQALINLTFEDGTRAVYEGAKTNAAALNGWGNEYVRAECRDATLELDGRQLERYPYDPDAEPQLAAGVDADDAERIPLLEGEKWANTWLVEQFVDWLDGGEPMATNVQDNLQSMALVEAAIRSSETGDPVAVQELLTDTVESVSV is encoded by the coding sequence ATGACGTACGACGTAATCCAGGTCGGGACCGGCGGGCAGGGCGAGCGATGGTGCAAACAGTATCTCCCGCCGAACGTCGAGGACGGGCTACTCAACGTCGTGGCCGCGGTCGACACGGACGAAGCGGCCCTCGAGAACGCGAAGACGGGCCTCGGACTGAGCGACGAGCAGTGTTACGCCGACGCAGCGACGGCGTTTGCCGAGCACGACGCCGACTGCTGTACGATCGTCGTCCCGCCGCAGTATCACGAGGCCATCGTCGACGAGGCGCTAGCCCACGACCTCCACGTCCTCTCGGAGAAGCCGATCGCCGACACGCTGGAGGCGGCGGTCCGCATCGCGGAGAAGGTCGACCGCGCCGACAGGAAGATGGGCGTCACGATGAGTCACCGGTTCGACCGGGACAAAACGACGCTCCGGCGGGAACTGCGCTCGGGCGAGTACGGCCCGCTCGACTACTTGATGCTGCGCTTTACGTGTAACTGCCGCTCGTACGGCAGTTGGGGCGCGTTTCGCCACGACATCGAGGATCCGCTGCTGATCGAGGGCGGCGTTCACCATCTCGATATCCTCGCGGATCTGGCCGACGCCCGCTGCGAGACGCTGTACGCCCAGACGTGGCTGCCGGAGTGGGGCGAGTACGCCGGCGACGCGCAGGCGCTGATCAACCTGACCTTCGAGGACGGCACTCGCGCCGTCTACGAGGGGGCGAAGACCAACGCCGCCGCCCTCAACGGCTGGGGCAACGAGTACGTCCGCGCCGAGTGTCGCGACGCGACGCTCGAGCTCGACGGCCGGCAGCTCGAGCGCTACCCCTACGATCCGGACGCCGAACCGCAGCTCGCCGCGGGCGTGGACGCGGACGACGCCGAACGGATACCGCTGCTCGAGGGCGAAAAATGGGCGAACACGTGGCTCGTCGAGCAGTTCGTCGACTGGCTCGACGGCGGCGAGCCGATGGCGACGAACGTGCAGGACAACCTCCAGTCGATGGCGCTCGTCGAGGCGGCGATCCGAAGCAGCGAGACCGGTGATCCCGTCGCCGTTCAGGAACTGCTGACGGACACCGTCGAATCCGTTTCCGTGTGA
- a CDS encoding sugar phosphate isomerase/epimerase family protein, translated as MKVGVLTAPLDDQPLDEALEYLAGIGVQTVELGCGGFTGDGHLSTDTHLDDEDAQAEVLEAVEKYDMEISALATHNNPLHPDDERAEEDDQQLRDAIKLASQLGVDAITCFSGLPGGSPNDETPNWITAPWPSEHLEALEYQWEVAIDYWSEINDLADEHDVDIGIEMHPNMLVYEPQGMLKLREETGERVGANFDPSHLYWQGIDVTEAIRLLGEEDAIHHFHAKDTKVYDANAREKGVLDTTPYTDEPDRSWLFRSIGYGHDESHWKDVVSTLRMVDYDGALSIEHEDSLTSGREGLEKAVDVLSRAVFETTPGEAYWAE; from the coding sequence ATGAAAGTCGGCGTACTCACGGCCCCGCTCGATGATCAGCCCCTCGATGAGGCGCTCGAGTACCTCGCCGGAATCGGCGTCCAGACCGTCGAACTGGGATGTGGCGGCTTCACCGGTGACGGTCATCTCAGCACGGACACGCACTTAGACGACGAGGACGCGCAGGCCGAGGTGCTCGAGGCGGTCGAGAAATACGACATGGAGATCAGCGCGCTCGCGACGCACAACAACCCGCTGCACCCGGACGACGAGCGCGCCGAGGAAGACGACCAGCAACTGCGCGACGCGATTAAGCTGGCCAGCCAGCTCGGCGTCGACGCGATCACCTGCTTCTCGGGCCTGCCCGGCGGCAGTCCGAACGACGAGACGCCCAACTGGATTACGGCGCCCTGGCCGAGCGAGCACCTCGAGGCGCTCGAGTACCAGTGGGAGGTCGCGATCGACTACTGGAGCGAGATCAACGATCTCGCCGACGAGCACGACGTCGATATCGGGATCGAGATGCACCCGAACATGCTCGTCTACGAACCGCAGGGCATGCTGAAGCTCCGCGAGGAGACCGGCGAGCGCGTCGGCGCGAACTTCGATCCCTCGCACCTCTACTGGCAGGGGATCGACGTCACCGAGGCGATCCGCCTGCTCGGCGAGGAAGACGCTATCCACCACTTCCACGCGAAGGACACGAAGGTCTACGACGCCAACGCCCGCGAAAAGGGCGTCCTCGATACGACGCCGTACACCGACGAGCCCGATCGCTCGTGGCTGTTCCGCTCGATCGGCTACGGCCACGACGAATCCCACTGGAAGGACGTCGTCTCGACGCTCCGGATGGTCGACTACGACGGCGCGCTCTCGATCGAACACGAGGACTCGCTGACCAGCGGCCGCGAAGGCTTAGAGAAGGCCGTCGACGTCCTCTCTCGAGCGGTCTTCGAGACGACGCCGGGCGAAGCCTACTGGGCTGAGTAA
- a CDS encoding ABC transporter ATP-binding protein, translated as MSSIEFEDVTKVYDGDILAVEAFNLTIESGEFLTLVGPSGSGKSTLLRMVAGLEDITDGTISIGGERVNLLPPRHRDIAMVFQSYALYPHLSVRENMAFGLKRSTSLPEEEIYERVEDAAELMGIPELLDDRPKQLSGGQQQRVATGRAIVREPAVFLFDEPLSNLDAKLRKHMRTELQRIQQELETTTIYVTHDQEEAMTMSDRIAILNHGELQQVGTPREVYNDPRNLFVAQFIGSPSMNIFNVRYEPAENGGRLTGDVDIPLEPEYAEQVETAGSTDLKLGVRPEHITVSRTSDAGDIAASVDIIEPLGARDLLYFELEDEGDETLVSSDAAALEDDEETAPEEEVEERKAFIDPESIPQDADEVFLNLDLDQAHLFDTETGLNIAHLLEREQEAAPTP; from the coding sequence ATGAGTTCGATCGAGTTCGAGGACGTTACCAAGGTGTACGACGGCGATATCCTCGCCGTCGAAGCGTTCAACCTGACGATCGAAAGCGGCGAATTCCTCACGCTCGTCGGGCCCAGCGGCTCCGGGAAGTCGACGCTGCTCCGAATGGTCGCCGGCCTCGAGGATATCACCGACGGGACGATCTCGATCGGCGGCGAGCGGGTCAACCTGTTGCCCCCGCGCCACCGCGACATCGCGATGGTCTTCCAGAGCTACGCGCTGTATCCCCACCTGAGCGTCCGCGAGAACATGGCGTTCGGCCTCAAACGCTCGACCAGCCTCCCCGAGGAGGAGATCTACGAGCGCGTCGAGGACGCGGCCGAACTGATGGGCATTCCGGAACTGCTCGACGACCGGCCCAAACAGCTCTCGGGCGGCCAGCAACAGCGCGTCGCGACCGGCCGCGCCATCGTTCGCGAGCCCGCCGTCTTCCTCTTCGACGAGCCCCTCTCGAACTTAGACGCGAAGCTGCGCAAGCACATGCGTACCGAACTCCAGCGAATCCAGCAGGAACTCGAGACGACGACGATCTACGTCACCCACGACCAGGAGGAGGCGATGACGATGTCCGACCGGATCGCCATCCTCAACCACGGCGAACTCCAGCAGGTCGGCACGCCCCGCGAGGTGTACAACGACCCGCGGAACCTGTTCGTCGCGCAGTTCATCGGCAGCCCGTCGATGAACATCTTCAACGTCCGGTACGAACCCGCCGAGAACGGCGGCCGGCTCACCGGCGACGTCGACATCCCGCTCGAGCCCGAGTACGCTGAGCAGGTCGAGACCGCCGGGAGCACGGACCTGAAGCTCGGCGTCCGGCCCGAACACATCACCGTGAGCCGGACGAGCGACGCGGGCGACATCGCCGCATCCGTCGACATTATCGAACCGCTCGGGGCTCGCGACCTGCTGTACTTCGAACTCGAGGACGAGGGTGACGAGACGCTCGTCTCGAGCGACGCTGCAGCGCTCGAGGACGACGAGGAGACGGCACCCGAGGAGGAAGTCGAGGAGCGCAAGGCGTTCATCGACCCCGAGTCGATCCCGCAGGACGCCGACGAGGTGTTCCTGAATCTGGATCTCGACCAGGCGCACCTGTTCGACACGGAGACGGGGCTCAACATCGCACATCTCCTCGAGCGAGAGCAGGAAGCGGCGCCGACGCCGTGA